The Castanea sativa cultivar Marrone di Chiusa Pesio chromosome 11, ASM4071231v1 genome contains a region encoding:
- the LOC142616704 gene encoding uncharacterized protein LOC142616704, producing MAKKKAPMEISVKMDEKIWHTYVVNIGEEFMINTTWVVQDEEHLSFCIGEIREIYGKKKNLVVGLCADTSHGYGRGFSNYKGMAKEAPFQLLQLCVGSHCLLYNLDDVNYSRRSFTGTKHKVLKGFLYDKYTTVVGVGIKEVAQKLERETGVTIKNPVELRKLAEAEKSLKGNDVSRSKLADLAKWVLGEHMHFVKPKKTTWWSDKYDEYGDPLLSNDVIKYATVEAFLAYEIGSELLRCSYR from the coding sequence ATGGCCAAGAAGAAAGCACCCATGGAGATTAGCGTTAAGATGGACGAGAAAATCTGGCACACGTACGTAGTTAACATTGGTGAAGAATTCATGATAAACACCACATGGGTTGTTCAGGATGAGGAACATCTCAGTTTCTGTATAGGCGAGATACGAGAAATATATGGCAAGAAAAAGAATCTTGTTGTTGGCCTGTGTGCTGATACCAGCCATGGCTATGGACGAGGTTTCTCCAACTACAAAGGGATGGCGAAAGAAGCTCCATTTCAATTATTGCAGCTATGCGTTGGGAGTCACTGCCTTCTCTATAACCTTGATGATGTTAATTATTCCCGACGCAGTTTCACCGGTACCAAGCACAAAGTTCTGAAAGGCTTTCTTTATGATAAATACACCACTGTGGTTGGTGTTGGGATCAAGGAGGTGGCGCAGAAGCTTGAAAGAGAGACAGGTGTGACCATAAAGAATCCGGTGGAGCTTCGAAAATTGGCTGAAGCTGAAAAGAGTTTGAAGGGAAACGATGTCAGTAGGTCCAAATTAGCAGATTTAGCCAAATGGGTATTGGGTGAACACATGCATTTTGTAAAGCCTAAGAAGACGACATGGTGGAGCGATAAATATGATGAGTATGGGGATCCTCTACTTTCAAACGATGTAATTAAGTATGCTACTGTTGAAGCTTTCCTTGCCTATGAGATTGGATCCGAGTTGTTGAGATGTTCGTATAGATAG